A genome region from Trichosurus vulpecula isolate mTriVul1 chromosome 5, mTriVul1.pri, whole genome shotgun sequence includes the following:
- the ASCL1 gene encoding achaete-scute homolog 1 produces MDSPSKMDNAGVSQQPPPPQQQPQPQPPQPQPPQPFLQPAACFFAAAAAAAAAAAAAAAQSAQQQQQQPQQQPQPPPQLSPADGQASGGGHKSASKQVKRPRSSSPELMRCKRRLNFSGFGYSLPQQQPAAVARRNERERNRVKLVNLGFATLREHVPNGAANKKMSKVETLRSAVEYIRALQQLLDEHDAVSAAFQAGVLSPTISPNYSNDLNSMAGSPVSSYSSDEGSYDPLSPEEQELLDFTNWF; encoded by the coding sequence ATGGACAGCCCCTCCAAGATGGACAACGCCGGGGTCAGCCAGCAGCCTCCTCCGCCGCAGCAGCAGCCTCAGCCGCAGCCACCTCAGCCCCAGCCTCCCCAGCCGTTCCTGCAGCCCGCTGCCTGCTTCTTTgcggcggcggctgcggctgcggcggcggcggcggcggcagcagcccAGAGcgcgcagcagcagcagcagcagccgcagcagcagccgcagccgccgccgcAGCTGAGCCCGGCCGACGGCCAAGCCTCGGGGGGCGGTCACAAGTCAGCGTCAAAGCAAGTGAAACGGCCGCGCTCCTCTTCGCCCGAGCTAATGCGCTGCAAGCGGCGTCTCAACTTCAGCGGCTTCGGCTACAGCCTGCCCCAGCAGCAGCCGGCAGCCGTGGCCCGGCGCAACGAGCGCGAGCGCAACCGCGTCAAGCTGGTCAACCTGGGCTTCGCCACGCTGCGGGAGCACGTCCCCAACGGCGCAGCCAACAAGAAGATGAGCAAGGTGGAAACTCTGCGCTCGGCCGTCGAGTACATTCGTGCCCTGCAGCAGCTGCTGGACGAGCACGACGCGGTGAGCGCTGCCTTCCAGGCGGGCGTCCTGTCGCCCACCATCTCCCCCAACTACTCCAACGACTTGAACTCAATGGCCGGCTCTCCGGTCTCATCCTACTCGTCCGACGAGGGTTCCTACGACCCCCTCAGTCCAGAGGAACAAGAACTTCTGGACTTTACAAACTGGTTCTGA